One segment of Anastrepha obliqua isolate idAnaObli1 chromosome 3, idAnaObli1_1.0, whole genome shotgun sequence DNA contains the following:
- the LOC129240879 gene encoding uncharacterized protein LOC129240879 has product MKFAVKIFFITLIQLSCLPTIKADSATDADNNNTDDGMMKYAPEYEHPEYAFSYGVKDLHTGDVKSQWESRDGDSIKGHYSILEPDGSIRTVHYTADAKHGFNAVVKTVGANSHPVTESPHSDNGINDNTSQSKINHYSKDQEHIVLSSDIKPLKQPIEDLTHSHPKIPSLIEFKPHARIKQVPMELEPGMRERLQIARDEYYQKQNSLKTSHPAPDSYSNQESEWKALVLDQNSEYQPIYSTNKNGYQSAENYISTKQSNIANIEQNALNANGGGQRTDFIASVPLHQRHHASYVDNIPPGKKFAFTTPNYKHYSAPAQYKYQTNFKAPSPQNRPDYINYFQRKTKKFNHKDSAGPVVFPNHGGDEQNAASAQMVQSMVKLDRKHIMPMYAKHYSADSYRHQRYRTI; this is encoded by the exons ATGAAATTTGCT gtaaaaatattttttataactctGATACAGTTAAGTTGTTTACCCACAATTAAGGCTGATTCTGCTACTGACGCCGACAATAATAACACAGACGATGGGATGATGAAATATGCGCCAGAATAC gaACATCCAGAATATGCTTTTAGTTATGGTGTCAAGGATCTTCACACAGGCGACGTAAAATCACAGTGGGAATCACGTGACGGCGATTCGATTAAAGGTCACTATAGTATTCTCGAGCCAGATGGTTCAATACGTACAGTCCATTACACTGCAGATGCAAAACATGGATTCAATGCCGTGGTAAAAACTGTTGGTGCAAACTCCCACCCAGTCACCGAATCGCCACACAGTGACAATGGCATCAATGATAACACTTCCCAATCCAAAATTAATCACTATAGCAAAGATCAAGAACACATAGTGCTAAGTTCAGATATTAAACCCTTAAAACAGCCAATCGAAGACCTCACACATTCACACCCGAAAATACCCAGCCTAATTGAATTCAAGCCACATGCACGCATCAAGCAAGTACCGATGGAACTGGAGCCGGGTATGCGTGAAAGATTGCAAATAGCAAGAGACGAGtattaccaaaaacaaaattcactgAAAACATCTCATCCTGCACCAGATTCATACAGTAATCAGGAAAGTGAGTGGAAAGCTCTCGTACTAGATCAAAATTCCGAGTATCAACCGATATATAGTACCAACAAAAATGGTTATCAAAGCGCAGAGAATTACATTTCAACAAAACAATCAAACATAGCGAATATAGAACAAAACGCCCTGAACGCCAATGGTGGTGGACAGCGTACTGATTTTATTGCATCAGTGCCATTGCATCAACGCCATCATGCTTCTTATGTCGATAACATACCGCCAGGTAAAAAATTCGCCTTCACAACTCCTAATTACAAACATTACTCAGCACCAGCACAATACAAATATCAGACGAACTTCAAAGCGCCTTCACCACAAAATCGTCCCGACTATATCAACTACTTTCAGcggaaaacaaagaaattcaaTCATAAGGACTCAGCAGGTCCTGTAGTTTTTCCTAATCATGGCGGTGATGAGCAAAACGCTGCTTCAGCGCAAATGGTACAGTCAATGGTGAAGCTCGATCGAAAGCACATAATGCCCATGTACGCCAAACACTATAGCGCAGACAGCTATCGCCATCAACGCTATCGCACTATCTAA